The DNA segment CACAAAGCTTGTGTCAGATTCTGTGCAAAGTTTTAACTTTATTGAGAACAACGTGTTTGATGAAGGACTCATTATATGCTTGACTGGTAAGTACTGCCTAGTATAACTTTGAAGCATTGCGGAGTGCACTTTTATAGTTCAAGCATGATGGGCTGAATTACGTTACCCAGAGGCTGTCtgttgcatgttcttcctatgtTAGTTTTGTGAGCAATGCTCTTTCAGCTTCAACTTAGGGTACACTGGCAATGTTTCTTAGAGTAATAACAAGTAATAGTTATGCTGTACATGTTCTTGAAATTTCACATGAGAACCTGTAATTGTCACAACGAGCAGGCAGCTGGTGAGTAGCCAATGATTTTTCACAGGGACAGGGATATAATAATGAGCAACATAATGTGATGGTAACAAGTCCAGAGAGGCTCTCTAACACTAGCTTAGAGAAAGAACATAAATTCAAATGTCTTATGAATAAATCCATACGTTTTTACTTCCCTCCCTTGCCCCCAAATATGCTGAATTGTATGCCCACGCTAACTAGTTCCTAAAGagcaaatgaataaaaacaagaaagggcaaaagagtgaaaaataaaaccaacaaacATGGAtacacaggaaaaataaaacaagttccaAAAGCACTGAAACCAATGATAAAAGACcttttgaaaaaatgttactGTAAAAATACCAAGACTGAATCTAATAATTCTcaaaaaagctcaaaaaaaaGTTGATCAGTATTATGTCACATGCTGTTATTCATACATCATTTGCTCTGCAGCATGTATCACCACAGAAAAAAATGGGACAATTACACATGCCGCAGGGTGATGGTAAAACCAACAGGTAACCATGATGCCCCATACCCACAGCCGTGGCATCATATGTTTCTCCAGACATTGCTAGTTGTGACAAAAATGAACCAAGATGAGTGAGGTGAGGAAGACAAGCAagacttttttttcccaaaagtaTAGTAGAGTTTAATTAAATCATGAGAATGGAAGAATGCAAAACagtgcatttaaataaaaaacagtttgataCATAATCACATCTATGATTCTTCTCTAAAATTGTGCTATAAAAACCACATAATGTCTTAAGGTACAAATAAATAGTTTAATATCCAGCATAAGGTGTTTCCTTTGCCTGGAAGTCACTCTGGATCCCCTTTAACACAGTCTGCCACTACCAGTGGTCACAGCAGACATGACCTGCACCACTCATGTTTACCGCAGATACACACTGCACCAATCACAGTTGCTGTAGTTCTggacctcccacctccctctgcATCTACAACTCCCCCAGGATCTTGTCCTCTCTCAGATGCACACCATGCTTCAAATCCTCCTGTGTTTGATTGAGCAAAGTTCCAGTGGCCTGTCTCCATTCTTGTCTATTCTCATTTATTTGTTCAATAGACTTGAACCCATCCTTGGATCTTCTGCACCAGCTGTCAGCACTGCTCCTTATCAATTTGCTCAACAGTGCTGATGCCACACATTCTCATCTCTCCACCAAGTATCTCCTCAGCTGTCCTCCTCACAAGTGAGTGtcctctccttctctctttttcttttcatttattctttttctttcctccctctgTACTAACCTTCCCCCTTTCCTTAACCTTGTAGCCGGCTTGTTACTGCACAGGCTCAATCTTCTGATTTTCCTCTTCCATCTCTCCCAATCAtatatctctttttttttctttctttttctctctcgtCTGTCCTACTCTGATTCATTATGTACTATACTTTGCGGGTGTAGATGCTTGCCTTAAAACGCCACATAGTGTTAATGATGAATGGCTGAGCTGGTTGTGCTTGCACATGAATGCACAATCAGCCAATGTCCCTATTGAACACCCCGTGGCTGCATGTCTTTCCACTGGCACATACCCACACCCGCAAGTCTGAACTGCACtgtttccataaaaaaaaaacaaaaaaccacagAACCATGTACACCAAACTCACTGTACCACAGCACTCAGTAAGATAAAAGACACAGAGTAATAAAAGAAGTACACAGAGAAGCCTAAAATATGTCCAAATAATTGTTctgataaaaatgacaaatatatgtgtaaaatgataaataaatataaatcattgATTAGATTTTGACAATTCACTGTTAAACCTCCCCAAATAGCAAAAAATCAAACCTACCTGATATTTTGTGAAAGTCTTCTTGCATCTGACTGAGCTCCTGCTCTAGATGTTGGATACGCTTACTGTTTGTTTTGCAGCCAAAATCTCTGTATTCCACCcaatattttttctcttcttccaaaGCACATATATTATGCTCCAAGTCCTTCAAATGTGTTTGCATTTCTGTTAGATAAAGACAAAACATACTTTTTAGATAACTGGAATGTAGTCattaatcattttaaagtaaattcaatTTGAATTAGGGCAGCAAATGGCTATGGAGGTTGGCACAGCTTGTTTCACAGTTTTAGGACATGAGGGTTTAACTCTAGTTTACTGAAATGTTTAAGTGGAATTTACAGGCGCTCCCTGTGTCTACAAGGAGTTTTCTTCAaggtacttttgttttctttacacattctaaaaaatgtatgcattagaTAAACTGGCTTTTCTGAATTGCCTTGATATAGGTGGGTGTGACTGTGAATGTGCCCTCTGGTATCCCACCCAAGCTAGATTTGTGCCAAgcacctgatgctgctaggataggctgtaGCTCCAATGACCCTGAACAGGACTGTGTGGGTTCAATAATTAGTAGACAGATGTTCTTTAGTCACACTAACTGATTAATTTTCTTTAGGTCACacttctgtttaaaaaaagaaaaagtagaagAATAACCGCCTGGTGTCAACTCCCACAGCTGGCAAAGTGGCAGAAAGAGAGGCAGAATCTTTAGCTCCCTCTTTTCAGAGAATAATTGTTTGAAACCATCTGTGCTGTATTTAATTCTGCTAAAGTTTGGAATCAATTTAGAGTTCATTGTATTAATGCTTTAGATTAAGGGTCTCCAATTCTGGTCCTGCAGTGAGGTTtacattctaacctttttcttaattagtgaccagtttttgctgctaattaattcctttgtcttaaatagcaagtcgattaaaattaaaactcagatcccttaattatttgttttttccttaattggcagccaaacaataatgagatacttgctggtcatgtgttgactcattttgtatgtgttagattaactggcaTTTTTGTATTACCTTGGTATAAGAGTGTGTGACTGTGAATGTGCCCACCATTGTTCTGGTATCTCCCCCAATGGTTGAGTCTGTGCCTAGCACCTGATGCTGTTAGTATAGGCTGCAGTTCCATGACCCGGAACTGAATTGTGTATGTCCAATAAATAATGGATGTCACACTAACTGATGAATGTCCATTATACAATATCCAAAATTAAAGAAAGTTGAAGGTCTCACTAACGTTGATCTGCtcatgtccacaaaacatttgggtGGTGTTCTCAgggaaaaaagaaattgaaaggttttggaaatgtctgctgctgcagaatgagagcaccaataAACCGGAACTTATAACAAGTTTCACTAACAACAAGAATGGGCGTATAATTAAGAAGCTATTGGATTGAAATTGGAGTTTGAGGTCCAGACTTAGCagatcatttgtttgctcagttcAGTCTCATTTTTATTTGGGTGCCATGTAAGTAAAAAATTAACCAATTCAGAAAACTGCATCTTAATAAGAAAGTCATTTCAAATAAAggcaaaaggagttaattagcaacaaaaactggtcagCAATTGAGAaagaggttagaatgaaaacgtgcagccacATTAGTGCTCCAGGACATGAATTGGAGACCCTTTCCTTAAATTAACTTATTTGAGTCCTAATGACAAAGTGCAAGTTTCACTGCCTTTATTGAACACACTGACCTTACGTTCACTCTATTTGTAAAGGTGTGTCAATGTTTAGATGTCAATGTCGTGTCTGGCGGTGCCTGAAATGCTTCATCAGCATTGACTACAATCAAGCATTAAATGAATGTGTTGATCTCACACATTGTCTGCCCTATTCCTCTTTACATAAATGCTTCCACTTAATGTGTAATCTTGCATGAACTATTCTCTTCATACCATTTTACAGCATTTCTTGCCTGTGCCATTCCAAAATTTAAACTTTGTTCTGCTGCAGTGACCAGGACCAGCTCTAGCTGTCACATAGTATTTGTAAATTGCAGTGGACTTGCACTCCCCATTTTGAGCTGAAATAGAATTAAGCAAATTGAAAATGAGTGAACACATTTTACTGCCTAGATCAGGTCCtgtatgttgatttatttttaaaacaatgtcaTTTACTCCTTTTTTGCCGTcactataataaaaatcaaaagcagcCTAAAGGTAAGTTCATTATATTGTACTTAAGCGAAGAAATCCTGACCAGTACGGACGAACTGAGGCGAAAGGTTTTCAGAGTGAATAGCAAAATGTGCCGGCACTCTGCTGATGAAACATAAGCCTCTGTTGCAAAAACAGAcaaacacagggaggacatgccaAGTCCGTACAGAATGCACCCGTgcctactgtatatgaaatgcaAGCATTGTAAAAGGCACTGTATTTGATATCTCACCTTGAAGTTGCTGCTCGTTTCTTTTAGAGATTTCCCATTGTTCCTTTGTGGCATGTTCCACTTGCTCTCTGTTTACTACTTTGCTTTGTTCTAATTCCATCTCCTTTTCCTTTACTTCCTTCAGCAAAGTTTTAAAGTGTGTCAGTTGTTCTTCCTTCAAGtcatctttctttaattaaagaaTACAACAAAAATCTGATCAGCCACACCATACATGTAACTATgttcacaacaattttttttttttttttttttttagcagacaCATATTTTATTGTCCTCGTTagactataaaaataatcatactgGCATAC comes from the Erpetoichthys calabaricus chromosome 4, fErpCal1.3, whole genome shotgun sequence genome and includes:
- the ccdc83 gene encoding coiled-coil domain-containing protein 83, which translates into the protein MGKKKKKNNGRLENQTSSAEALLTFQMQIKETEIQEFQLQVQELLEKNKQFKERKDDLKEEQLTHFKTLLKEVKEKEMELEQSKVVNREQVEHATKEQWEISKRNEQQLQEMQTHLKDLEHNICALEEEKKYWVEYRDFGCKTNSKRIQHLEQELSQMQEDFHKISDYMQRSLEVKVDGINKQMEKCISEKSSLLQRRQLAGLTSKVNKKSEKMNG